The following proteins are co-located in the Nocardia bhagyanarayanae genome:
- the modA gene encoding molybdate ABC transporter substrate-binding protein, translated as MKTFRALGTAAAVLTVTAGLIGCGSDDAKTPAGSDQISGTVTVFAAASLTETFTALGKEFEAAHPGVKVVYSFGASSSLAQQIGQGAPADVFASASPANMQQVVDRGEITAQPTTFVSNRLKIAVPKGNPGKITGLADFGKTEPRIALCAEQVPCGAAAKKVFEIAGVTPQPDTREQDVKAVLTKVTLDEVDAALVYRTDVQAAGDKVEGIDFPESAQAVNTYPIAPLAAAPNPNAAAAFVDFVRSDRAEQVFTAAGFETP; from the coding sequence ATGAAGACATTCCGAGCGCTCGGCACGGCCGCGGCCGTACTCACCGTCACCGCGGGGCTGATCGGCTGCGGCTCCGACGATGCGAAGACCCCGGCGGGATCGGACCAGATCTCCGGCACCGTCACGGTGTTCGCGGCGGCCTCGCTCACCGAGACCTTCACCGCGCTCGGTAAAGAGTTCGAAGCCGCGCACCCCGGGGTGAAGGTGGTGTACAGCTTCGGCGCCAGCTCGTCGCTCGCCCAGCAGATCGGGCAAGGCGCGCCCGCGGATGTCTTCGCTTCCGCGTCGCCCGCCAATATGCAGCAGGTCGTCGACCGTGGCGAAATCACCGCCCAACCGACGACCTTCGTGAGCAACCGATTGAAAATAGCGGTGCCCAAGGGCAATCCGGGCAAGATCACCGGACTCGCCGACTTCGGCAAGACCGAGCCGCGCATCGCGCTGTGCGCGGAGCAGGTGCCTTGCGGCGCCGCGGCCAAGAAGGTTTTCGAGATCGCCGGCGTCACACCGCAACCCGATACCCGCGAGCAGGACGTCAAGGCCGTGCTCACCAAGGTGACGCTCGACGAGGTCGACGCCGCCCTGGTGTACCGCACCGACGTTCAGGCCGCCGGGGACAAGGTCGAGGGCATCGACTTCCCCGAATCGGCCCAGGCCGTCAACACCTATCCGATCGCACCGCTGGCCGCGGCGCCCAACCCGAACGCGGCCGCCGCCTTCGTCGACTTCGTCCGGTCGGATCGGGCCGAGCAGGTGTTCACCGCCGCTGGTTTCGAAACCCCTTGA